The bacterium DNA window GCCGAGGAGATCGTGCCCGCATTCGCTCCCGAGACGGGGGCGTGACGGATCCGGAGGCCATCACGGGCCTCGCCTGGCGCCCGGACGACGCGCAGTTCCTCGACGACCCCGCCGACTACTATCGGTGGCTCCGTGAGGAAGACCCCGTCCATGAGCACGCGCCCTCCGGCAGCTTCTTCCTGTCGCGCTTCGAGGACGTCTGGCGGGCGACGGAGGATTGGCGGAGCTTCTCCTCCGAGAGCCCGGTCGCCCGACTCAAGCACATGGCCTCGACCGATCCGCCCGCCCACGATCGGCTCCGCGCGAGCGTCGCGCGCCACTTCGCGCCCCGTCGGATCGCCGAGCTCGAACCGCAGATCCGCGGCGTCGTCGACGCACTCCTCGACCCACTCGAAGCGGAGCCGGCCTTCGACCTCGTCGAGGGCTTCACTTCCCGCTTCCCGAGTCTCGTGATCCACCGGCTGATGGGGGTCCCGGAGGCGCTCGACGAACCGATGCGCCAGATCGCGCTCGGGATCGGCGCCGCTCGCGACGCGGGCGAGCTCGGCCGTCTCATGGAGGCGCTCTCCGACCTCACGACGCGCGTCGTGCGAGGCGATCCAGCGCCCTCGAAGCCGGGTTTGATCCAGGCGCTCCAGAGCGAGACGAGAGCGGGGGCGAAGGACGAGCCCCTGGACGAAGACGAGCTGCGCGGTGTCTGCAGCAACCTCGTGCTCGCCGGCACCGACACGGTGACCAATCTCGTCGGCAACGGCGTGGTCCTGCTCGCGCGCCATCCCGAGGCCCGCGCGCGGCTCGCGGCGGACCCGTCCGGGATCCCGAACGGGATCGAGGAGATGCTCCGCTTCGAGTCGCCGGTCCAATCCCTCGCTCGGCGCCTGACCCGGGACGTGACGTTGCACGGCGTCCGCCTGCCCGCCGGAAGCGAGGTCCGGCTCCAGTGGGGCGCCGCGAACCGCGACGACCGCGAGTTCGAGCGCCCG harbors:
- a CDS encoding cytochrome P450 — protein: MTDPEAITGLAWRPDDAQFLDDPADYYRWLREEDPVHEHAPSGSFFLSRFEDVWRATEDWRSFSSESPVARLKHMASTDPPAHDRLRASVARHFAPRRIAELEPQIRGVVDALLDPLEAEPAFDLVEGFTSRFPSLVIHRLMGVPEALDEPMRQIALGIGAARDAGELGRLMEALSDLTTRVVRGDPAPSKPGLIQALQSETRAGAKDEPLDEDELRGVCSNLVLAGTDTVTNLVGNGVVLLARHPEARARLAADPSGIPNGIEEMLRFESPVQSLARRLTRDVTLHGVRLPAGSEVRLQWGAANRDDREFERPDVFDVERPIRRHLALGHGTHFCLGAGLARLEARIAFEALLERWPDLPVDEAKLTRLPSLWVRAWERIELAPGTA